In Planctomycetota bacterium, a genomic segment contains:
- the ccsA gene encoding cytochrome c biogenesis protein CcsA: MMRRLVAIVVVLWCASLAGAQAGPAGNQHPEADLVGSPAYNAPFGAPHRPAATPEQKLAFAAGVDLAPLRGVPVFHAGRVKILDTLARETVRAVTGRARYEELVVAQGVAIDAEGPDWEWRYARPRPDALDKAKLDPLFTLLDLAIDPGHYVDRPLVGVEYLTLRDRYLQAAFPDNEEKQELWRLMTRVSPRAIETHSSAIFERYGDEPQMRQSIGRVERALGLAAGTAGNMVLVAPESLDLPWRHVEDLPASHPARGAAERLGAAWRSLDAAATNRAIDELVRELAAIHPETQPVERARLELLYNRGRFFDWGMWAYLAGFLGLILAFGTGRRWLIITGVAMLAVAVALHATGFTLRCIIAERFAIQNQFESMTGLSLFAALAGLGMTIWKRQWLFGAAAAGVGFLVLIAATQTGIPGESISREAAILNTSVLLKYHVTTVLVSYGLISLGFLCAVFYLVVSLVARLRGAKTSDDLGSAGTAAMVALHGDEGAQPRTLARTLADLDSAHMTVLQLAFWTLGVGILLGAWWADHSWGRWWAFDPKETWALITWIIYLIVIHLRLVMGRNKALMTAWLSIVGFLMMLWCYFGVNLLLPGLHAYA; this comes from the coding sequence ATGATGCGGAGGCTTGTCGCGATAGTGGTCGTGCTGTGGTGCGCGTCGCTCGCCGGCGCCCAGGCCGGGCCGGCGGGCAACCAGCACCCCGAGGCCGACCTCGTGGGCAGCCCGGCGTACAACGCGCCCTTCGGCGCGCCGCACCGTCCCGCGGCAACGCCCGAGCAGAAGCTCGCCTTCGCCGCCGGGGTCGATCTCGCGCCGCTGCGGGGCGTGCCGGTCTTCCACGCGGGCCGCGTCAAGATCCTCGACACGCTCGCACGGGAGACGGTGCGAGCGGTCACGGGCCGCGCGCGATACGAGGAATTGGTGGTTGCCCAGGGCGTCGCGATCGATGCCGAGGGCCCCGATTGGGAGTGGCGGTACGCCAGGCCCCGGCCCGATGCGCTCGACAAGGCCAAGCTCGATCCGCTCTTCACGCTGCTCGATCTGGCGATCGATCCGGGCCACTACGTCGATCGTCCGCTCGTGGGCGTCGAATACCTCACGCTCCGCGACCGCTACCTGCAGGCGGCGTTCCCCGACAACGAGGAGAAGCAGGAGCTCTGGCGGCTGATGACCCGTGTGTCGCCCAGGGCGATCGAGACCCACTCGAGCGCCATCTTCGAGCGCTACGGCGACGAGCCGCAGATGCGGCAGTCGATCGGCCGCGTCGAGCGGGCGCTCGGGCTGGCGGCGGGCACGGCGGGCAACATGGTGCTGGTCGCCCCCGAGTCGCTCGACCTGCCCTGGCGGCACGTCGAGGACCTGCCCGCGAGCCATCCGGCGCGGGGGGCGGCCGAGCGGCTGGGCGCGGCGTGGCGATCGCTCGACGCGGCCGCCACGAACCGCGCCATCGACGAGCTGGTGCGCGAGCTCGCGGCCATCCACCCCGAGACCCAGCCCGTCGAGCGCGCACGCCTCGAGCTGCTCTACAATCGTGGCCGGTTCTTCGACTGGGGCATGTGGGCCTACCTCGCCGGCTTCCTCGGGCTGATCCTGGCGTTCGGCACGGGCCGCCGGTGGCTCATCATCACCGGCGTCGCGATGCTGGCGGTCGCGGTGGCGCTGCACGCCACGGGCTTCACGCTTAGGTGCATCATCGCCGAGCGCTTCGCGATCCAGAACCAGTTCGAGTCGATGACCGGGCTGAGCCTGTTCGCGGCGCTAGCGGGGCTGGGCATGACGATATGGAAGCGGCAGTGGCTCTTCGGGGCGGCGGCCGCGGGCGTGGGCTTCCTGGTGCTCATCGCCGCCACGCAGACGGGCATCCCGGGCGAATCGATCTCGCGCGAGGCGGCCATCCTCAACACCAGCGTGCTGCTCAAGTACCACGTTACGACCGTGCTGGTCAGCTACGGGCTCATAAGCCTGGGTTTCCTGTGCGCGGTGTTCTACTTGGTCGTGTCGCTCGTCGCCCGGCTGCGTGGAGCCAAGACCAGCGACGACCTGGGCAGCGCCGGCACCGCCGCCATGGTCGCGCTGCACGGGGACGAGGGCGCACAGCCCCGCACCCTGGCGCGCACCTTGGCCGACCTCGATAGCGCCCACATGACGGTGCTCCAGCTCGCCTTCTGGACGCTGGGCGTCGGCATCCTGCTCGGCGCGTGGTGGGCCGACCACTCCTGGGGCCGCTGGTGGGCCTTCGACCCCAAGGAGACCTGGGCGCTCATCACCTGGATCATCTACCTCATCGTGATCCATCTGCGGCTGGTGATGGGCCGCAACAAGGCCCTCATGACCGCCTGGCTGAGCATCGTGGGCTTCCTCATGATGCTGTGGTGCTACTTCGGCGTCAATCTGCTCTTGCCGGGCCTGCACGCGTACGCCTAG
- a CDS encoding amidohydrolase family protein codes for MQAPHHMPRSSDAMGSVPHAGYAHWPRRTPPGTRVVALTCRGFVDATGEIAGANAMLFSPEGGDGPVGCRLLALGSTDELRRHPAWSDAHRLELPGAVVAPALANAHAHLDLTHAGPVPHDPADGFVAWLRGILDVRRRDAAGIAESVRQGVGLLQRGGTAAVGDIAGGVGEADLLVPAAELRAAGMLGVSYLEFFGLAERADAAIDHVRAALDAEVAGGAIELGIQPHAPYTVSVRGYERAAEVAGGRPLCTHLAESPAERDLIVDGEGDMRAFLTDMGLWDEAVAAEFGRARSPVAQAIGVLPDSPPALAVHLNDVDDRDIEALAARGVRAAYCPRSSDYFGAADRFGPHRYRDLLAAGIPVGLGTDSVLGLPPEDVAVRGICVLDEARRLFERDGCPPAVLLEMLYHHTPAAIGLDPALFSLRDGAAVPGLIAVAADAGRGAANAFVASRSPIEFL; via the coding sequence GTGCAAGCACCCCATCACATGCCGCGCTCGAGCGACGCGATGGGGTCCGTCCCGCACGCAGGCTATGCGCACTGGCCCCGGCGGACACCGCCCGGGACGCGCGTTGTTGCGCTCACGTGCCGCGGATTCGTCGATGCCACCGGCGAGATCGCCGGCGCCAACGCGATGCTGTTCTCGCCCGAAGGCGGCGACGGCCCTGTCGGTTGTCGCTTGCTGGCGCTAGGGAGCACGGACGAACTCCGCCGGCACCCGGCCTGGAGCGATGCGCACCGGCTGGAGCTCCCGGGTGCCGTTGTCGCGCCCGCCCTGGCCAACGCGCACGCACACCTCGACCTCACCCACGCCGGGCCCGTGCCCCACGATCCCGCGGACGGATTCGTGGCCTGGCTCCGCGGCATCCTGGACGTGCGGCGGCGGGACGCCGCGGGCATCGCCGAGAGCGTGCGTCAGGGCGTGGGCCTGTTGCAACGCGGCGGGACGGCCGCGGTGGGCGACATCGCCGGCGGCGTCGGCGAGGCCGACCTGCTCGTGCCCGCCGCCGAGCTGCGGGCCGCCGGCATGCTGGGGGTGTCCTACCTGGAATTCTTCGGCCTGGCCGAGCGGGCCGACGCCGCCATCGACCACGTGCGGGCGGCTCTCGACGCCGAAGTGGCTGGCGGCGCCATCGAGCTGGGCATCCAGCCGCACGCGCCCTACACGGTCTCGGTGCGGGGCTACGAGCGGGCCGCCGAGGTCGCCGGCGGACGCCCGCTGTGCACCCACCTGGCCGAGTCGCCCGCTGAGCGAGACCTGATCGTCGACGGCGAGGGGGACATGCGTGCATTCCTCACGGACATGGGCCTCTGGGACGAAGCCGTGGCGGCGGAGTTCGGCCGGGCCCGGTCGCCGGTGGCCCAGGCCATCGGGGTGCTGCCCGATTCACCGCCGGCGCTGGCCGTGCACCTCAACGACGTCGACGACCGCGACATCGAGGCGTTGGCAGCCCGGGGCGTGCGGGCGGCGTACTGCCCCCGCTCGTCGGACTACTTCGGGGCGGCCGACCGCTTCGGCCCGCATCGCTACCGGGATCTGCTCGCCGCGGGCATCCCCGTCGGCCTGGGGACCGACTCGGTTCTCGGGCTGCCGCCCGAGGACGTCGCCGTGCGGGGCATCTGCGTGCTGGACGAAGCCCGCCGGCTGTTCGAACGCGACGGCTGCCCGCCGGCGGTTCTCCTCGAGATGCTCTACCACCACACGCCGGCGGCGATCGGCCTGGACCCCGCCCTGTTCTCGCTCCGGGATGGGGCGGCGGTACCCGGATTGATCGCCGTAGCGGCCGATGCCGGCCGTGGAGCGGCGAACGCGTTCGTAGCCTCGCGGAGCCCGATCGAGTTCCTGTGA
- a CDS encoding OmpA family protein translates to MPRTIRRLRPALLATAAGVAAASLGGCASQSTLDAAEADNKNLREQLVQRDQEIRSLRDSLDSEQRLRRQAEAATGDAGQALTQAQRELLAAQQDLEQFGEALDDIDLAIDPRTDVALRRLAQRFAGRILYDGNGMLRFASDLTFASGSDSVTDSGRESLAALAEVLNAPEATGYAIEVVGHTDSQQPSAGTRQRHATNMHLSVHRSIAVRRELVSMGLPAGRIKAAGWGEQRPLVPNTTTGNTPQNRRVEIFIRPDSQGATASFGGGFEAIEADIDDARGSGGRIIDK, encoded by the coding sequence ATGCCAAGGACGATCCGACGCCTGAGGCCCGCGCTGCTCGCAACCGCCGCCGGAGTGGCGGCCGCGAGCCTGGGCGGCTGCGCCTCGCAGTCCACGCTCGACGCGGCCGAAGCCGACAACAAGAACCTGCGCGAGCAGCTTGTCCAGCGGGACCAGGAGATCCGCTCGCTGCGGGACAGCCTGGATAGCGAGCAGCGGCTGCGCCGCCAGGCCGAGGCCGCCACGGGCGACGCCGGCCAGGCGCTCACGCAGGCGCAGCGGGAGCTGCTGGCCGCCCAGCAGGACCTGGAGCAGTTCGGCGAGGCCCTGGACGACATCGACCTGGCGATCGACCCGCGCACGGACGTCGCGCTGCGGCGGCTGGCGCAGCGATTCGCCGGTCGCATCCTCTACGACGGCAACGGCATGCTCCGCTTCGCCAGCGACCTGACCTTCGCCTCGGGGTCGGATTCGGTGACCGACAGCGGCCGCGAGAGCCTGGCCGCACTGGCCGAGGTGCTCAACGCCCCCGAGGCGACCGGCTACGCCATCGAGGTCGTGGGCCACACCGATAGCCAGCAGCCCAGCGCCGGCACCCGCCAGCGGCACGCGACCAACATGCACCTCTCGGTGCACCGCTCGATCGCGGTCCGCCGCGAGCTGGTGTCGATGGGACTTCCCGCCGGCCGCATCAAGGCCGCCGGCTGGGGCGAGCAGCGGCCGCTGGTGCCCAACACCACCACCGGCAACACGCCGCAGAATCGACGCGTCGAGATCTTCATCCGGCCGGACAGCCAGGGCGCGACCGCGTCCTTTGGCGGCGGCTTCGAGGCGATCGAGGCCGACATCGACGACGCCCGCGGCAGCGGCGGGCGGATCATCGACAAGTAG
- a CDS encoding cytochrome C oxidase subunit IV family protein, which yields MSHDQSSEAHRPDPSTMTEAEYQDYMADPHAFHPEHHGEHAGEEHEHHVIGKWMLRGVLAALVFFTILTVASSRAEIWIAETFELEIPTLVNVFIAMSIATIKAMLVVAVFMHLQWDNRLNLITLLFTLMGVGLFIGFTALDLGNRDTFYEWKSAQITPGGTGGLTRGEDENIAGPIYQYAKDKKIQEIGEKAYEKKLAEKHAGHGHHDDHGSSADRSRVRHGLTPGLFLAHDPDDHGGDDDETGEEHADDGDDDS from the coding sequence ATGTCGCACGACCAATCCAGCGAGGCGCACCGGCCCGATCCGTCCACGATGACGGAGGCCGAATACCAGGACTACATGGCCGATCCGCACGCCTTCCACCCCGAGCACCACGGGGAGCACGCGGGCGAGGAGCACGAGCACCACGTGATCGGCAAGTGGATGCTCCGCGGTGTGCTCGCGGCGCTGGTCTTCTTCACCATCCTGACGGTTGCTTCGTCCCGGGCCGAGATCTGGATCGCCGAGACCTTCGAGCTCGAGATCCCCACGCTGGTCAATGTCTTCATCGCCATGAGCATCGCCACCATCAAGGCCATGCTCGTCGTCGCGGTGTTCATGCACCTGCAGTGGGACAACCGTCTCAACCTGATCACGCTGCTCTTCACGCTCATGGGCGTGGGGCTGTTCATCGGCTTCACCGCGCTCGATCTCGGCAACCGCGATACCTTCTACGAATGGAAGTCCGCCCAGATAACGCCCGGCGGCACGGGCGGCTTGACCCGCGGCGAGGACGAGAACATCGCCGGCCCGATCTACCAGTATGCCAAGGACAAGAAGATCCAGGAGATCGGCGAGAAGGCCTACGAGAAGAAGCTCGCCGAGAAGCACGCCGGCCACGGCCACCACGACGATCATGGCAGCTCCGCCGATCGCAGCCGCGTGCGGCACGGGCTCACGCCGGGCCTCTTCCTGGCCCACGACCCGGATGACCACGGCGGCGATGACGACGAGACGGGCGAGGAGCACGCCGACGATGGAGATGACGATTCCTAG